Within Lolium rigidum isolate FL_2022 chromosome 5, APGP_CSIRO_Lrig_0.1, whole genome shotgun sequence, the genomic segment TCATTTTTTTAACATCTTCATCCCCAcgtcatttaaaaaaaaattataagttGATATCCAAGTATTATTGAATTTTTATAAGTTGATATCCGAGTATTATTCATACTTGTCTCCTGTTGTAAATTTTGGtttatgtgcactttttaacCTGTATTCAACATGTTTCTTTGCAGTACAACTTCCCACTTTCGTGGATATTCATTGCCTGAAGGTGTAGAAACAGTCATCCCTTCAGGTGTGAATTATCATGCTTGCCACCATTCTAAATGTTGCCTGCTGGCCATTAATTTTGCGCACCATATTGATTATGTGAATGACACCTTGTTGCATCAGGATTTATGGTAGAATCTAAGATTCTTCAGTCCTTGGGCTATCCCCTGCCGCCGCCACTCTTGTTTGAGCGTAAGTGGTGCTTTTATATTGCTCACTTCTCCCTTGTGCACTTGTTCATTGCTAACTTGTGTACGCCTGTCCTAATAAACCAGTCAATGGGAGATTGGCTGGTAGTTTTGAAGAGCATTTTGGTCAACTTCATTATTGGGAAGGGTACCCTTTCGATTTCTCTTACGATTATGGGAGGTATCCTATCTGGGATCAACTTGGTGGAACATTAACTCGGCAAATTTCCGAAAGTGTTGTCTCGGTTGCTTCATTCAAGGGTGATGTTTACAGTTTTATGCAGTAATAGTATTTTATCCTCACTAACTAATGCTCAAAAGTTCTGATGTGCAGATAACAAGAGGTGTTTTGCTTGCACAGGCCTGCTTATAACAGGCGGAGACTGCCAGTTTGTTCTTACTTCGGCCAGTTTGGTCAGGACTGGTGCTGTTGAAGGCGAGATTGATGAGAAGTTGACGGTTAGTGACCCTATTCAGTTTTCTTGGTCAAGTTAGGTGATGCTAAATTAGTTGAGCGTGATCGCTATGTTTGTTGCAGATTGAGGTGTTCCTCCCGCCAAACCCCCCCGTGGAGGGGTTACTGGAACTGTATCATCAAAGTTACAACATTGCCCTTGTCCGTCTAAAACGTGATCCCATTGCTGGTATTTCTCCAGAAGGAATCTTGAATGTCCAGCAGTTTAGAGATACAGAGTGGATGGCAGATATGCAGGATGACAATATGATAAGGCGTCGCCGTGACAGGCATCAGGTAGTAGCTATTGGGCGTGCGACTAAACAGTCTCATGGATTATTGATGGCATCAATTGGTGAATTGAAGGGTAAATACAAGGCGTTTCTCTCTACTGGTATGTCAAAAAAGCCTTATTGCCCAGACCTTCGTTTGTCCACATGTCAAATCAAGAAGGTACAGTGGTAAATTTCCCTGGTCATTCTTTACATGGTACGGATGTGGATAGTTAATCTATTGAGCAGTATGTTCAATCTATTAATACATCTACTGAACTGTTGGCACAAGTTCTTGTAACTGTCTGTGCTCTTTGCTATTAGGTTGGAATTGGAGGCCCCCTTATTAGTTTGCATACAGGCATTTTCTTCGGCATGAACTTTTATGATGAAAGCAGAACAACTCCTTTTCTGCCAAGGAAGGAGATTCTAACAGTTTTGATGGAGGGGTTTGATCTGTTAGAAAGGTATTTTTTTATTCCAAGCTTATTGCAGacacatatatgtgttgtttaggtTTTCAGCACCAACTTAAATAGAACATATGTTGGACAGTTCTACTTTGGTCGGTCGTCCCTTAAAGATGGATTTGTCTTCCAAGACCCTAAAGAGAAAGAGAAACCAGTAAGTAATTGTTCTGTTTCTCAATGCCAATTGCTTTTGGTAGTATATACCATCTATTCAACAATGAACTTATATTAAAAGTAATCCTAAAAaacttgtaatttttttttctgaTGGCAGGTGGCCTGTGTCCAAGCCATATTGGTTTCTTGGTGGTCAAGACCATCCTGTAGACTAGCTTGTTGGAAAAGTTCTCATGTAGAGGTGAAGCTGCTGCTGGAATGCTCTCAGATGTGCAAGTATCTATTTATGGTGTTTGTCTATGTGTATCCTTGTGAGGTatttaaggacatatttgtcctagCAGGAGATTACTCAGGATTCTTCAGTCCTAGTAAGAGTAGGGAAGTTTAATGTATGTGCTAGTTCGTGTTGGAGCAGTTGGCTAGACATTCAGATATCTTTTGAAGTAAAACATGTAGCCTATCCCTTGATTCTCGTGACCAATCAAATATCTAGCTAAAGCTGTACCCAACTACTTCTCATTCTCTTATGACCAGTTTAATCCCTATAGCTTCCCCGATCTTGGTCGCCTGCCCATCTTTGTTGTATTGCTTGCCGCTTCCCATGAATAGCTTCTGCATAACTTCTGTTTGTTGTGAACTAGCTCATGAACTTATAATAGCTACGGCTGGATGTTTGTATCGGAACATCATATAGCTGTTGGCGCAGGTTCACGGGAAGTCCCCTGTGTCAAGCTAGCAAAAGATGCGGTGATCGATTCGGTGCTGTAACCGATTGATTTTGCCTTCGCTACCTAGGAAGTAATTTTAGATAAATAGTAGCAAGAGGTATTAAGGTCACTACTAGTAGCTCCTCGTAGTTCGAATactcttattttgaaactagctacaactaatctgtgttcttgcagttatcaattgcctatgaacaactcctacaaatataactacatgcaaacattagtcaataaagattactattaattaccaaaaccacacatgtagCTCCATGGACTTCCAAGCGTTTGAGCCACCTAATCGACCATAAGGCCTAGGGCACCAGCTTTGTGGGCATGAATCTGCCACCACATCAGATACTCTAGCTAAGGATCTATCTTGGCAAGTACTACGCCAACATGTATTGCTGCCCTTGGGGCCATGGGtaggggatgcatgcatggatgtgatggtgatgacgatggtgtgttgacttcatcatgatgatgatgatgatgatgatgatgatgatgtacatTTTGCTTGTAGCTAGAGATTAAATACTTGTTATGCCTTGTAAGTTTgacgaggtggtatatactaacccctcatgtGATGGTGAACTTGCAGTGTTAGGATGGCATCCACTTTTATTGTGGTGGTAGGATTACACCACAGTTGTGATCCACTTTATAATAATCATGCATGTTCCACTTAGCTTATGTTGTGTTGTCAACACTCTGTTGCTATGTTCTGACTTGTTTTTGTTCTTGTGATCATCAACAACCTTACTTGCTCTTCTAATaccatgctagtggtatgtggtgttttgAGAAAGGAATCCAGTTATCTACAACTCCGTAGCCACCGCCAAGATCGACGCCAACGACGGAATGGGTCGGCGGCGACAAGCGAACATGCTCGATGGCGCTAGGGTTCGTCCACAGCGACGCGGGTCATTTTTCCAAcaattcctatacaccgaccaggtcggccgctAAAGCGCGCCACACACaccccgcgcgcggtatgggccagCCTAGTCGGCCCATAacgctgttttttttttctattttctctttattttgttttcgtttttccctttccctttttcttttatgtttcttttatgttttatgtttttcttttttgtttcttttatgttttatgtttttcttttttgttgctttttatttttttctagatTCGAAAATTATAAGatttaaaaattgtttaaattttgaaattgttgagattttgaaaagtgttcatatgtagatttaaaaaaatattcaatttttttaaaatgttcaaatctcaaaaaatgttcaatttttgaaaaaaaatcaaaatttaaaaatgttcaaacttgaaaattgttcaaattcggaaaaagttcatataaaaaaatgttcgtattcaaaaaatgttcatctttgaaaaatgtttaaattttagaaaacaaaaaaatttgaaaaaatgttcaacctcaaaaaatgttaaaatttgaaaaatgctCAACAAAGCAtttagatttagaaaatcattttaaaaaataaaaaaattgaaactttcatatttttaatcggatttaaaaatatttcatttaaagataggaaaagaaaaaaatcaatttttatatatttaaatTCATTCAATATTCAAAATGTGTTGATATTTTGAAATTCTTCCAAATTTCGGGAATTGTTTTTCTtttgggatttctagtttcgtgcccctggttcgttagttgtactcagttttccccagtcccttagtttttcctcagttttcccctcctctagtttgaaacacgcacaagtgctggaacggccggtagccgtcaggtcgcaggccttgaccgttagtccgaccgggtggggccgcacagggcagctcctccccgaccgtctcgtgccgacgggtagggtcgggagacacgtcggagcagccatccatctatcgccgacgtgtgggccgttttatttcatgattttatacgcggtgccgccaatgataaatggggccgctctatagggctgccgcagccaatgaccgatggggtcgtatatttttcaagtaaaagacatatattgccgctctgtgggctgccgcagccaatgaccaagtggggtcgtctatttatttagggaaactcatatattgccgctccgtggggcctccgcagccaatgaccaagtggggtcgtctatttttcggaaaagacatatattgccgctccgtgggctgccgcagccaatgaccaagtggggtcgtctatttatttagagaaactcatatattgtcgctccgtggggcctccgcagccaatgaccgagtggggtcgtctatttttcaggaaaagacatatattgccgcttccgtgggctgccgcagccaatgaccagtggggtcgtctatttatttagagaaactcatatattgccgctccgtggggttgccgcagccaatgaccaagtggggtcgtctatttatttagagagaaaaatcatatcttgccgctccgatatatgtctttagagaatatcatagagagaagcaacaagttcgctaattaattattcttaagctagaccggagaaccgccggcagctcgttccccaccgtcggacggagcagccatcgccggcggcgcgccggcgctcgtcgcgccgccggctctgtccccggcggcgtcggacgaaccgcggcgctgcacgtcaaccacggctccagcacttgtttcgtccgcacgcattgtacccaccgcaggaaagtccgccgcaagcgcatccgccgcccacgacgaccgggatttgttccgcgcaccaattggtagacctccgcttcgcctcccccgcccctaatcgattcggttcccgtaatttattggagtttgcaggtacgaaatagtcctcaatgtctcgtcgtagcgggtacaccggcgagggtggggattcgatcatgtcgtggccacgttctacttctcctacctcgtcggaagtgcaggtatatagcttcagctctctgcactaccgttgaatttgaagttccgtcatggcctgttggggtgatttcagttgttcttttttccattattgttacggttagccgagcaagccgatgatccatggtacattgcataccaagatgaatcaacccgatggtgtagccagaggatggatttggaggagaaggtggccaatttaggtgatgaatttgcccgtaaaaacctgatgatattcgagctgaagcgtattgtggatgaagaaaagaagaattcagagcttattcgcaaggagaagttgagagttgagacagatcttgccgtatttgataaagtggtagaaaatctagaacatgaacttaaagtgatgggagaggagaaaagtagattcatctcgtgcagttttattaggtgtcatccctcgtCCTAGCgcttatgtggttctggtagacgatttagtatagaattgttattcagcagatggctctaaccaccgtattttgttgtggctctaagcaccgtatttcggtgtacaatttcctacttgtgctaagtaatgtgcacgataattttagcaagggatcccaaaagtgaaagcatgtaccagcctccggatcaaatacatatcaatatcttcccaatcaagttgggatagaattcaaatcatacatacggatgtacatggacacatcaagaacgtgaagaagctttttttgagacggaggtagtagttcgaacaattttatcccatttgaaaattgaaaaatacaaatttataataatttatcccaatttgcggcgtcgaacacggtcgcgcagcgatgggcaagaaaggccgggacgacgggcggctgaggggtggtcatctcgcgccatcaaacgttgaagcgatgttatcggcgatggcttcaatgttcgtggcatcgatgaccaagtgtcggaaccgccgccgtcttggtgtacttcatcggcgacggatctgcggagggctggatcggcggctttgcagcgcggttgtagacgatggcttcaatcgtcttggcatcgattcgcactctcggcaccggaagtgagacatcaacgagctccgacattgaaggctgggtccgcgccgtcgaagcgatgttgtaggcgatggcttcaatgttcgtggcatcgatgaccacctgTCGGcatggccgccgtcttggtgttcttcatcattcaacagatctgagaatagaatcgaaagtgagacagagagagacatttcaactatttctgacggttagatcctcaccggcactcttagatccacggcgcacgcacggttagatgcacgccgccgcacgcacggttagatccgcgccgacgcacgcacggttagatccgcgccgccgcacgccgccgcacgcacggttagatccgcgccgccgcacgcacggttagatccgcgccgccgcacgccgccgcacgcacggttagatccgcgccgccgcgaccgccgtagtaagagaggaaatacgagagaggaggatgcgactggaatatgcgaccgccagtggttggtaggtatgtgctctgctcttgtctccgtatgcgtccatcgtggtagagagagagatacgtgccgtccgatcataaatgatcgaatcggtgcaagcgttcgttgagctttcaactaaccaagatccgtgtgacatacatctcgaccaatcggagatcagccgatgagtacaagttaggaaaaccgagtagaactaagagggggaaaagtgaggaaatgtttatctgaagggcaaaactgagtatgactgagtaaaacaagtgggcccggagggggaaaactgagtaacactaagtaaaacaggggcacccaaataataaacggactaagggaaattgaagattttggcataaaaattgta encodes:
- the LOC124655714 gene encoding uncharacterized protein LOC124655714, giving the protein MSVFSSSAPAPSPAAKSCALTAEITITEESSGSRRTFRVDESVLKKWQFERDMIKEQDDEEQKYRNEMKEKMMDAAFIPEAFGDPVSIYQKPHHTDQASLLISSVVSIALFNGDVLVYACSGIAVRHWHGNIKDFHTIFATSARLAQKFNDNRTRDDNLRIEVRTSDNRTLVGFLGLYDEKNGIAIVTSLSVECVYTMDTCNPVDLSRGQPDGELFAFGCATNGTLMRANCSHPVFEDKDLVSVNCMITESGCGGPVMYFDFGESVHIDIAGLIVESCQGKITLLSAKKLHNWLQHVLLITSTTSHFRGYSLPEGVETVIPSGFMVESKILQSLGYPLPPPLLFELNGRLAGSFEEHFGQLHYWEGYPFDFSYDYGRYPIWDQLGGTLTRQISESVVSVASFKDNKRCFACTGLLITGGDCQFVLTSASLVRTGAVEGEIDEKLTIEVFLPPNPPVEGLLELYHQSYNIALVRLKRDPIAGISPEGILNVQQFRDTEWMADMQDDNMIRRRRDRHQVVAIGRATKQSHGLLMASIGELKGKYKAFLSTGMSKKPYCPDLRLSTCQIKKVGIGGPLISLHTGIFFGMNFYDESRTTPFLPRKEILTVLMEGFDLLERWPVSKPYWFLGGQDHPVD